CCAGGATTGACTTCCATACTTTTTAGTTCTTCAAATTTTTTAAGTGAAATATATGTATTCCCAATTGAGAAATCTTTTTTAAGAACATTCTCCTGAGTATACACTTTTATACCTTCTTCGGTTAATTCACTTTTTCTTAGTTGGCTTCCAAAGGGTCCGGTTTTAATTTTTAAGGTAACCTCTCCTAATTTTACAACCCTCCACTCCTCAGGAATCTCCCCGATTTCGGTTTTCTTAAACCTCTCGTGCTTGATTCCTTTGGTCAAAAGCCTCTGCATCAGGCCCTTCTTTAAACGCTCCGTCTTTTCGATTGCTAAGTCGGTTTTTTCAATCGCTTCATCAACTGTACGGAGGATTTGAGCGATTTTCTTCTGCTCGGGAAGAGGTGGGAGAGGAATAAACGTCCTTTTAAGTTCTCCTTTCTTAAAATGTTTCATTGTTGAGCCGTGAATTCTATTTTTAAGTTGTTCAATTGCCAAAAACATTGCATAATAGAGATAAAGTTTGTCAATTCCTCTTTTAGGAATGACTTTGAAAATATGTTGATTTAAAACAGCTTTTCCTCGGTTCCAGAGATAAACTCCAATACTTGCAGACCAAGAAAAAAGTAAATCCCCGTTCTCCACAATGTATTTTTCATCAATTTCTCCGTCAAAATAATTAAATTCTGCTTTCAGGTCATTTAAATTTTGAATTCTAATAATTGGAAGCCCTTTATCTTTCCAATCTTTAGGGCTAAATGCATACCCATTTATATATTCTGCTACTTCGCTTAATGATTTTACGTCCCAATCCTCGGGAATCTCTCCAATTGGAGTTTTTTTGAATTTGACATACATTTATATCACCCTAATAACTCTTCAATATCAAACCTTAATCTGTTTAACAAACTTTCTCTATGTTGTTCATTCTTCGAGTCAAAAATCTCCAAGTAATCATTTGCAACAGGGGATTTTATTATTCCTTGATCACCTGTTAGGAAATATACATAGTTTTCTCCAAGCTTTATTGTAGTTAATATGATCATTGCATCTTGAGATGAAAGTATTCCCTCAAGGACCAATTTTTCAAGAATAGTGTAGTCCCTTTCACTAATTTCTGCGACGTAAAATATCTCTAACATACTCAAAATACGCCATATCCTCTTTTGTACCTTGGATAAAACCCAAGAATGTGAATCATTGCTTCGTGTTATATAACTTATTGTTCTCTGCTTATTTTTTGAAATATTCAGAATTTTATCAGCGGATAATCGCTTTCGAATAAGATTGAGC
This region of Thermococcus sp. MV5 genomic DNA includes:
- a CDS encoding restriction endonuclease subunit S, giving the protein MYVKFKKTPIGEIPEDWDVKSLSEVAEYINGYAFSPKDWKDKGLPIIRIQNLNDLKAEFNYFDGEIDEKYIVENGDLLFSWSASIGVYLWNRGKAVLNQHIFKVIPKRGIDKLYLYYAMFLAIEQLKNRIHGSTMKHFKKGELKRTFIPLPPLPEQKKIAQILRTVDEAIEKTDLAIEKTERLKKGLMQRLLTKGIKHERFKKTEIGEIPEEWRVVKLGEVTLKIKTGPFGSQLRKSELTEEGIKVYTQENVLKKDFSIGNTYISLKKFEELKSMEVNPGDVLLTIRGTVGKAAVVPDNAKIGIIHTNLALIRTNLNELLPEYLERIINDSKLILNQIRSSRSSTTLPALYAGTIRRLKIPLPPLPEQKKIAEILMTVDKKLELLRKRKEKLERIKKGLMKDLLTGRRRVKV